A single region of the Deltaproteobacteria bacterium genome encodes:
- the ade gene encoding adenine deaminase — translation MELKEAIAFARGEREVDLLLKNAQLINVLSGKIEPRDVAIAQGMVVGFGHYRTREVMNLEGKFLAPGFIDAHVHIESSMVGMREYARAILPHGVTTVVTDFHEIANVMGIRGIRLMQEGMESTPLNLYVMLPSCVPATPLETSGADIKAEDLQGLMKEKWVKGLGEMMNFPGVIHRVPEVLKKIQMAQGKRVDGHAPGLSDKDLTAYIIAGISSDHECTRREEAEEKLAKGMYIMIREGSTAKNLEELIPLVTPKNAHQCMFVSDDRHPADLISEGSIDHCVRKAIQLGIDPIIAIQMATINPAEYFPLPGIGAIAPGYRADLLVIEDLKEVKIQRVFKDGRLVAEEGKVLPGAIEEERIETENTFHIQGFSTQRFQIKAQTTTAKVIEVIPNQIVTKRGFYEVKTEGGVAVADPSGDILKIAVVERHKGIGNVGLGFVKGFGLRDGAIASSVAHDSHNIVVVGVMDEDMAQAVQGIVEMKGGLIAIRGGRVLASLPLPIGGLIADLSIEEVRDRLDLLHRTVKEMGGKLEDPFMTLSFLALPVIPELKITDKGLVDVTRFEIIPLFGEF, via the coding sequence ATGGAGCTAAAAGAGGCCATAGCATTCGCCAGGGGTGAAAGGGAGGTGGACCTCCTTTTGAAAAACGCCCAGCTCATCAATGTCCTCTCGGGAAAGATCGAACCCAGGGATGTGGCCATCGCCCAAGGAATGGTTGTAGGTTTCGGGCACTATCGCACCCGAGAGGTAATGAACTTGGAAGGGAAGTTTCTTGCCCCTGGCTTCATCGACGCCCATGTCCACATAGAGAGCAGCATGGTCGGGATGAGGGAATATGCCAGGGCCATCCTCCCACATGGGGTGACCACGGTGGTGACTGACTTTCACGAGATCGCCAATGTCATGGGCATAAGGGGGATAAGGCTCATGCAAGAGGGGATGGAATCAACCCCCTTAAACCTCTATGTCATGCTCCCCTCCTGTGTCCCGGCCACCCCCTTGGAGACATCCGGGGCCGATATCAAGGCAGAGGATTTACAAGGCCTCATGAAAGAAAAGTGGGTAAAGGGGCTGGGGGAGATGATGAACTTCCCCGGGGTAATCCATAGGGTGCCAGAGGTGCTGAAAAAGATTCAGATGGCCCAGGGCAAAAGGGTGGATGGCCACGCCCCAGGGCTCAGCGACAAGGACCTCACTGCCTATATCATCGCCGGGATATCCTCGGATCACGAATGCACCCGAAGAGAAGAAGCCGAGGAGAAGCTGGCCAAGGGGATGTACATCATGATCAGAGAGGGTTCCACAGCCAAAAACCTGGAGGAACTCATCCCTTTGGTCACTCCGAAAAATGCCCACCAATGCATGTTCGTCTCAGACGACCGCCACCCCGCGGACCTCATCTCCGAGGGAAGCATAGATCACTGTGTGAGAAAGGCCATTCAGTTGGGGATCGATCCAATCATCGCTATCCAGATGGCCACAATCAACCCTGCCGAATACTTCCCCCTCCCAGGAATCGGGGCCATCGCCCCTGGCTATCGAGCAGACCTCCTGGTGATAGAAGACCTCAAAGAGGTCAAGATCCAGCGGGTCTTCAAGGATGGCCGCCTGGTGGCCGAAGAGGGAAAGGTCCTCCCTGGGGCCATTGAGGAGGAGAGGATCGAAACAGAGAATACTTTCCACATCCAGGGTTTCTCCACCCAGCGATTCCAGATAAAGGCCCAGACCACCACGGCGAAGGTCATCGAGGTCATCCCAAACCAGATCGTGACAAAAAGGGGGTTTTATGAGGTCAAGACAGAGGGAGGGGTGGCTGTGGCCGACCCCTCAGGGGATATCCTGAAGATCGCGGTGGTAGAGAGACATAAGGGGATAGGAAACGTGGGGTTGGGTTTTGTCAAGGGCTTTGGCCTGCGAGATGGGGCCATCGCCTCCTCTGTGGCCCATGATTCTCACAACATCGTGGTAGTAGGGGTGATGGATGAGGACATGGCCCAGGCAGTGCAGGGGATCGTTGAGATGAAGGGAGGGTTGATCGCAATAAGAGGGGGAAGGGTATTGGCCTCCCTACCCCTGCCCATCGGGGGGCTGATTGCCGATCTATCCATAGAGGAGGTGAGGGACAGGCTTGATCTCCTGCACCGGACAGTCAAGGAGATGGGGGGCAAGTTGGAGGACCCTTTTATGACCCTCTCCTTTTTGGCGCTACCTGTGATCCCGGAGTTAAAGATCACAGACAAGGGGTTGGTGGATGTGACAAGATTCGAGATCATCCCCTTGTTCGGGGAGTTTTAA
- a CDS encoding nucleotidyl transferase AbiEii/AbiGii toxin family protein, with protein MIPQRNLSLLSNRLARKGDRRITEAILERDYCISWFLVGLSQSPLKNIFLFKGGTAIKKCYFPDYRFSEDLDFTLAREVPIEKIQKDLDIAFKHTQQASGIILHFSRHDRHTHGNSYTFFLEYEGPLPSVSGKEIKVDITIREKIVFPIEERIVLKGYDEYEDLPKDATVCVYSLAEIAAEKVIALLDRARNEPRDLYDIWYLTTNRYMNLAELAEAIKLKSEFRDKKLTDVREEFLRKEASLKKLWRIRLSSHIATLPEFSQAYRAVLRELRQAGFLN; from the coding sequence ATGATTCCCCAGCGAAATCTTTCACTACTATCCAATCGACTCGCCCGAAAAGGAGACCGCCGTATTACTGAAGCAATCCTTGAGCGTGACTATTGCATCTCCTGGTTTTTAGTAGGGTTATCCCAAAGTCCCCTTAAAAATATTTTCTTATTCAAAGGAGGTACAGCCATTAAGAAATGCTACTTCCCAGACTATCGTTTTTCAGAAGATCTTGATTTCACCTTGGCAAGGGAAGTTCCCATTGAAAAAATCCAAAAGGATCTCGATATTGCCTTTAAACATACACAGCAAGCCTCAGGGATCATACTACATTTTAGCCGTCATGACCGTCATACCCATGGAAACAGCTATACCTTTTTCTTAGAATATGAAGGTCCCTTGCCCAGCGTCTCTGGTAAGGAGATCAAAGTAGATATTACAATACGAGAAAAAATTGTCTTTCCCATTGAAGAGAGAATAGTCCTTAAAGGATATGATGAATATGAAGACTTGCCTAAGGATGCAACTGTTTGTGTCTATTCCCTTGCTGAAATAGCTGCTGAAAAAGTAATAGCTCTATTAGATCGTGCACGAAATGAACCTCGCGACCTTTACGATATATGGTACCTAACTACCAATCGATACATGAATCTTGCTGAGTTGGCCGAAGCTATCAAGCTGAAAAGTGAATTCCGGGACAAAAAATTAACCGATGTGAGAGAAGAGTTTCTACGAAAAGAAGCAAGCTTAAAGAAACTTTGGCGAATACGTCTTTCTTCTCACATAGCAACACTCCCTGAATTCAGTCAAGCATATCGAGCAGTATTACGAGAATTGAGACAGGCAGGATTTTTAAATTAA
- a CDS encoding transcriptional regulator, with translation MRYNNKLKTLGPQSAHLVTTLYEQNRPIFRLKEVQKILHLDEASSRNFVRKLVARGLVTRLKSGLFILIPFELGKECEYIGNPFVVAREIVGGKGYYLSHGTAMEIHGMVTQPQLVVYVTTLKSRRPVNALGIEFRFIHSQKKFFFGLSDHWVTKQEKIKISNLERTVIDALKQPEYCGGLTEVAKGLWMRQQDINASRLIEYAVKMSRGSVIRRLGYILELYKIGTPEDREILRSYLTETYVRLDPLLPSEGKFLRKWRLQLNVSPEELLSVVRT, from the coding sequence ATGCGTTACAATAATAAACTAAAAACCCTGGGTCCTCAATCCGCTCATTTGGTTACCACGCTCTATGAGCAAAATAGGCCTATCTTCCGACTGAAAGAAGTACAAAAGATCCTTCATCTGGACGAAGCTTCCTCCCGTAATTTTGTCCGAAAGCTTGTGGCCAGAGGGCTTGTTACACGTTTAAAATCAGGTCTTTTCATCTTAATACCGTTTGAGCTCGGGAAAGAATGTGAGTACATAGGAAACCCGTTCGTTGTGGCCCGTGAGATTGTAGGTGGAAAGGGTTACTATCTTTCTCATGGCACAGCTATGGAAATTCATGGGATGGTAACTCAGCCTCAATTAGTTGTCTATGTAACGACCTTAAAATCACGCAGGCCTGTTAATGCACTGGGCATTGAATTTCGATTTATCCATAGTCAAAAGAAATTTTTCTTTGGCTTGAGTGACCACTGGGTAACAAAGCAGGAAAAAATAAAAATAAGCAATCTTGAACGAACAGTCATTGACGCTCTTAAACAACCAGAATATTGCGGTGGTTTGACAGAAGTAGCTAAAGGACTTTGGATGCGCCAACAGGATATAAATGCAAGCCGACTTATCGAGTATGCGGTGAAGATGAGTAGGGGTTCTGTTATCCGCAGACTGGGTTATATTCTTGAACTTTATAAGATTGGTACTCCCGAAGACCGGGAAATTCTCCGCTCATATCTAACAGAAACCTATGTGCGATTAGATCCGCTTTTACCATCTGAGGGGAAATTCCTCCGAAAATGGAGACTTCAGCTTAATGTATCTCCTGAAGAACTTCTATCTGTGGTAAGAACATAA
- a CDS encoding radical SAM protein, producing MIYFLSGEEKMSPLSLDPPRVLLINPNKMKPPVTPIGLDYIASSLEVAGFEVDLIDLCFASSWQGELDAYFDDHAPLAIGVTVRNTDDCLYLSQDFIVPRIKVVIDYLKEKTTRPLILGGVGFSVMPEHILAYLGVELGIWGDGEWSLPALLKKMAKGEDFYGIPGLIYRRNGEYHRNPSELSDLLELPLPLREAVNNPRYFREGGMGSVETKRGCEQRCIYCADPLAKGRRYRLRPPHIVVDEMEILLEMGVDHLHICDSEFNLPYDHAIGVCEEIIRRGLGKRLSWYAYLSPVPFSEELAQLMSQAGCKGIDFGADHGDDRILKNLGRQFTSADLRRTATLCHRYGIPFMYDLLLGGPGEGKESLTKAISLMKEIGPSRVGISAGIRIYSGTRLAEIVQKEGIHEGNPSLRGVVRSDCFAPIFYVSQGLGDELIPFITSLVEGDERFFFGGGEEAEANYNYNDNSVLMEAIKRGYRGAFWDILRRLVEEGRGG from the coding sequence ATGATATATTTTTTGAGTGGAGAGGAGAAGATGTCCCCTTTATCTTTAGATCCCCCAAGGGTACTCCTGATCAACCCCAATAAGATGAAGCCCCCGGTCACCCCCATCGGCCTCGACTATATCGCCAGTTCCCTGGAGGTGGCGGGCTTTGAGGTGGACCTGATCGATCTCTGCTTTGCTTCCTCATGGCAGGGAGAATTGGACGCATATTTCGATGATCATGCCCCCCTGGCCATCGGGGTCACCGTGCGCAACACCGATGATTGCTTGTACCTCAGCCAGGACTTCATAGTCCCGCGGATAAAGGTGGTAATTGATTATCTCAAAGAGAAAACAACTCGTCCCCTTATCCTGGGAGGGGTTGGTTTTTCGGTGATGCCTGAGCACATACTGGCGTATTTAGGGGTGGAACTGGGGATCTGGGGGGATGGGGAGTGGAGCTTGCCTGCACTTTTGAAAAAGATGGCAAAGGGGGAGGACTTTTACGGAATCCCCGGTCTAATCTACAGGAGGAATGGGGAATACCATAGGAATCCCTCTGAGCTTTCCGACCTCCTGGAACTCCCGCTCCCGCTGAGGGAAGCCGTGAATAACCCCAGGTACTTTCGAGAGGGGGGCATGGGAAGTGTGGAGACCAAGAGGGGATGTGAGCAAAGGTGCATCTATTGTGCCGATCCCCTGGCCAAGGGGAGGAGGTATCGTCTGCGTCCACCGCACATAGTGGTGGATGAGATGGAGATCCTCCTAGAGATGGGGGTGGATCATCTGCACATCTGCGATAGCGAGTTCAACCTCCCCTATGACCATGCCATAGGGGTCTGTGAGGAGATCATCAGGCGCGGTTTGGGCAAGAGGCTCTCTTGGTATGCATATCTGAGTCCAGTCCCCTTCTCTGAGGAGCTGGCCCAGTTGATGTCCCAGGCTGGGTGTAAGGGAATAGACTTTGGGGCCGACCATGGGGACGATCGGATATTGAAGAACCTGGGTCGGCAGTTCACCTCCGCTGACCTGAGAAGGACGGCCACCCTCTGTCACAGATATGGGATTCCCTTCATGTATGACCTCCTTTTGGGTGGCCCTGGAGAGGGTAAGGAGAGCCTAACCAAGGCCATCTCTCTGATGAAGGAGATAGGGCCCTCGAGGGTGGGGATCTCGGCAGGTATCAGGATCTATTCCGGGACGAGGTTGGCCGAGATCGTCCAGAAGGAAGGAATCCACGAGGGGAATCCCAGCCTGCGGGGGGTCGTGAGGTCGGACTGTTTCGCCCCTATCTTCTATGTCTCACAAGGCTTAGGGGATGAGTTGATCCCCTTTATCACCTCTTTGGTAGAAGGAGACGAAAGGTTCTTTTTTGGGGGTGGGGAGGAGGCTGAGGCCAACTACAATTATAATGACAACAGCGTCCTCATGGAGGCCATCAAGAGGGGATATCGCGGCGCTTTCTGGGACATATTGAGGAGGTTGGTCGAAGAAGGCCGAGGTGGGTAG
- a CDS encoding DUF1844 domain-containing protein, with protein sequence MEEEKEEKKGFRVIDKRFTAEEGEKKREKKKEIKEERREERKQEEKREEKEEIPPLPEVTFSTFVYSLSTSVLIHLGEIPEPTTQKMAKNIPLAKQTIDILGILQEKTKGNLNQDEENLLSSLLYDLRMRYVKVTG encoded by the coding sequence ATGGAAGAGGAAAAGGAGGAAAAAAAGGGGTTCAGGGTTATAGACAAAAGGTTCACTGCCGAAGAAGGGGAGAAAAAAAGAGAGAAAAAGAAGGAGATAAAGGAAGAGAGAAGAGAGGAGCGAAAACAAGAGGAAAAGAGAGAAGAAAAGGAGGAAATCCCTCCTTTGCCGGAGGTAACCTTCTCCACCTTTGTCTATTCCCTGAGCACCTCCGTCTTGATCCACCTGGGGGAAATCCCAGAACCCACCACCCAGAAGATGGCCAAGAATATCCCCTTGGCGAAACAGACCATCGATATCTTGGGGATCCTCCAGGAAAAGACCAAAGGGAATCTCAACCAAGATGAGGAAAACCTGCTCAGCAGCCTCCTTTATGACCTGCGGATGAGGTATGTCAAGGTAACGGGCTGA
- a CDS encoding RNA 2'-phosphotransferase, giving the protein MSHRHRVIALSKLMAYILRHRPDEFGLVLDEDGFISIKELQQAIAEEEGWSYVRRSHILEVVYTSDRERFNVQGERIRATYGHSLPQRIRYEPSSPPKILYHGTRRKTYPHIIQRGLDPMGRQYIHLSTSPELALRIGRRRDPHPLILEIMAQRAYEQGITFYQANPLIYLADHIPPTYVIGPPISKVMPEKKRPAKRKSPPVERELPGSVVLNLRMEPLHQKEKAKTWKDRSRRYRRRQRHV; this is encoded by the coding sequence ATGTCCCATAGGCATAGGGTAATTGCCCTGAGCAAGCTCATGGCCTACATCTTGCGGCACCGTCCCGATGAATTTGGATTGGTCCTCGACGAAGACGGGTTTATCTCCATTAAAGAGCTACAACAGGCCATTGCCGAGGAGGAGGGATGGTCTTATGTAAGACGCTCTCACATCTTGGAGGTGGTTTATACCAGCGACCGGGAGAGATTTAATGTGCAAGGGGAGAGGATTAGGGCCACCTATGGGCATTCTCTACCCCAAAGGATAAGGTATGAACCCAGCTCACCCCCCAAGATCCTCTATCACGGGACCAGACGTAAGACATATCCGCATATCATCCAACGAGGCCTCGATCCCATGGGAAGACAGTACATCCACCTCAGCACCTCCCCGGAGCTCGCCTTGCGGATCGGCAGACGTCGAGACCCTCACCCCCTCATCTTGGAGATCATGGCTCAGAGGGCCTACGAGCAGGGAATAACATTTTATCAGGCAAACCCTTTGATCTATTTAGCGGACCACATTCCTCCAACCTATGTCATCGGCCCACCCATCTCCAAGGTCATGCCGGAAAAGAAGCGGCCTGCAAAAAGGAAAAGCCCCCCCGTCGAGAGGGAGCTTCCTGGCTCCGTAGTGCTCAATTTGAGGATGGAACCCCTTCACCAGAAGGAAAAAGCAAAGACCTGGAAGGACCGTTCCCGGAGATATCGCCGCAGACAACGTCATGTTTAG